A DNA window from Calditrichota bacterium contains the following coding sequences:
- a CDS encoding twin-arginine translocation signal domain-containing protein: MTSQTTRRQFLKQVAAGTTSVALAGL; encoded by the coding sequence ATGACCAGTCAGACCACCCGCAGGCAATTTCTCAAACAAGTAGCGGCAGGCACAACCAGTGTTGCTTTGGCAGGCTTG